Proteins co-encoded in one Christiangramia fulva genomic window:
- the uvrA gene encoding excinuclease ABC subunit UvrA → MVADISKVDPKKNIIIKGAKLHNLKNINAVIPRNKLVVITGLSGSGKSSLAFDTLYAEGQRRYVESLSSYARQFLGRLDKPKVDYIKGIAPAIAIEQKVNSTNPRSTVGTSTEIYDYLKLLFARIGKTFSPVSGNEVKKDTVTDVINYIKQFPEREKLLLLAPIHVEEGRSLEKKIKILAQQGYSRIKIDKDVVRIDEADFSKTNQDNTSLVIDRIITKDDEDFYNRLADAAEAAFFEGKGELCVEKLSDHSERHFSNKFELDGMTFIEPNVHLFSFNNPYGACPKCEGYGDVIGIDEDLVIPNTALSIYENAIFPWRGESMSWYRDQLVNNSHKFDFPIHKPYFELTDEQKDLVWNGNQYFDGINEFFQFLESKAYKIQNRVMLSRYRGKTRCSLCKGKRLRKEAEYVKINGYSITDLVEKPLDKVREIFKNLELNEYDQQIAKRLLTEIQNRLEFLSNVGLDYLTLNRKSNTLSGGESQRINLATSLGSSLVGSMYILDEPSIGLHPRDTEKLIGVLKNLRDLGNTVIVVEHDEEIMNAADEIIDIGPEAGTNGGHVAATGTMQDILKSDSLTAGYLNGKLQIEVPEKRRTSKNSIKIKGARENNLKNIDVEIPLGVFTAITGVSGSGKSTLVRRILYPAVQKEIGGYGEKAGQFSSIEGNFKNLGTIEFVDQNPIGRSSRSNPVTYIKAYDDIRNLFADQRLSKLRGFKAKHFSFNVEGGRCETCKGEGEVTIEMQFMADVHLECEVCNGKRFKKEVLEVTFQDKNIDDILNMTIDDATDFFKDHGQDKIAKKLKPLRDVGLGYVQLGQSSSTLSGGEAQRIKLASFLIKGNSNQKALFIFDEPTTGLHFHDIKKLLKSFNALIAKGHTVVVIEHNMDLVKCADYIIDLGPEGGEKGGYVVATGTPEELSKVKDSYTAQYLKQKLKWP, encoded by the coding sequence ATGGTCGCAGATATAAGCAAAGTAGATCCAAAGAAAAACATTATTATTAAAGGTGCTAAACTGCACAATCTTAAAAATATCAATGCCGTCATCCCCCGCAACAAGCTGGTAGTGATCACAGGTTTGTCTGGTTCGGGAAAATCCAGTCTGGCTTTTGATACGCTTTATGCCGAGGGACAGCGTCGTTATGTGGAAAGTCTTAGCTCCTACGCCAGGCAATTTCTTGGCCGTCTGGATAAACCGAAAGTGGATTATATAAAAGGAATCGCTCCCGCCATCGCGATCGAGCAAAAGGTAAATTCTACCAATCCGCGATCAACGGTTGGAACTTCTACTGAAATTTATGATTATCTAAAGCTGCTTTTCGCGCGGATTGGAAAAACTTTTTCTCCTGTTTCCGGAAATGAAGTCAAAAAAGATACTGTCACCGATGTGATCAACTATATTAAACAATTTCCCGAAAGGGAAAAATTGCTTCTTCTTGCCCCTATTCACGTGGAGGAAGGCCGTTCCCTTGAAAAGAAAATCAAGATCCTCGCGCAACAGGGTTACAGCCGTATAAAAATTGATAAAGATGTTGTGCGTATCGATGAAGCTGATTTCAGTAAAACCAATCAGGACAATACCAGCCTGGTGATAGATAGAATCATTACCAAAGACGATGAGGATTTCTATAACCGCCTTGCCGATGCTGCTGAAGCCGCTTTTTTTGAAGGTAAAGGAGAACTTTGTGTTGAAAAACTTTCCGATCACAGCGAAAGACATTTCAGCAACAAATTTGAGCTCGACGGAATGACCTTCATTGAGCCGAATGTTCATCTCTTCAGTTTTAATAATCCTTACGGGGCCTGCCCCAAATGCGAAGGTTATGGTGATGTGATCGGGATAGATGAAGATCTCGTAATTCCCAATACAGCTCTTTCTATTTATGAAAATGCCATTTTTCCGTGGCGTGGGGAAAGTATGAGCTGGTATCGCGACCAGCTGGTCAATAACTCCCATAAATTCGATTTTCCTATTCATAAACCTTATTTTGAGCTTACCGATGAGCAGAAGGATCTTGTTTGGAACGGCAATCAATATTTTGACGGGATCAATGAATTCTTTCAGTTCCTGGAAAGCAAGGCCTATAAAATTCAGAACAGGGTAATGCTCTCTAGATACCGCGGAAAAACCCGATGCTCTTTATGCAAAGGAAAAAGACTTAGAAAAGAAGCTGAATATGTAAAAATCAACGGTTATAGCATTACCGACCTCGTGGAAAAACCGCTTGATAAAGTCAGAGAGATCTTCAAAAATCTGGAATTAAATGAATATGATCAACAAATCGCAAAGCGTCTTTTAACCGAAATTCAAAATCGGCTGGAATTTCTTTCAAATGTTGGTCTCGATTATCTTACACTCAACCGTAAATCGAATACGCTTTCAGGCGGGGAATCACAACGGATCAATCTTGCGACTTCCCTCGGAAGCAGCCTGGTAGGCTCTATGTATATTCTGGATGAACCTTCCATTGGCTTACATCCCAGGGATACCGAAAAATTGATTGGCGTACTTAAAAACCTGAGAGATCTCGGGAATACCGTAATCGTAGTTGAGCATGATGAAGAAATTATGAATGCCGCTGATGAGATCATCGATATCGGTCCCGAAGCGGGAACAAACGGTGGCCATGTAGCTGCAACCGGAACCATGCAGGATATTCTGAAGTCTGATTCCCTTACCGCCGGATACCTTAACGGAAAACTACAAATTGAAGTACCCGAAAAAAGAAGAACTTCAAAAAATTCTATAAAAATCAAAGGAGCAAGGGAAAACAATTTAAAAAATATAGATGTTGAAATCCCTCTTGGAGTTTTTACAGCGATCACCGGAGTTTCGGGAAGCGGAAAAAGTACGCTGGTGAGAAGGATCTTATACCCTGCTGTTCAAAAAGAAATTGGAGGATACGGAGAAAAAGCCGGGCAATTCAGTTCTATTGAAGGTAATTTCAAGAACCTTGGAACTATCGAATTTGTTGATCAAAACCCAATCGGCCGGTCTTCACGATCAAATCCGGTGACTTATATCAAGGCTTATGATGACATCAGGAATTTATTTGCCGATCAGCGGCTTTCCAAATTGCGCGGTTTTAAAGCCAAACATTTTTCTTTCAATGTAGAAGGCGGTCGTTGTGAAACCTGTAAAGGGGAAGGCGAAGTGACTATTGAAATGCAATTTATGGCCGATGTCCACCTGGAATGCGAGGTTTGCAATGGTAAGCGGTTTAAAAAGGAAGTTCTCGAGGTGACTTTTCAGGATAAAAATATCGATGATATTCTGAATATGACCATTGATGATGCCACCGATTTCTTCAAGGATCACGGGCAGGATAAAATTGCAAAAAAATTAAAACCTTTAAGAGATGTGGGACTCGGTTATGTTCAGCTTGGCCAAAGCTCGTCAACTCTTTCAGGTGGTGAGGCACAACGCATCAAACTCGCTTCTTTCCTCATCAAAGGAAATTCGAACCAAAAGGCTCTTTTTATTTTTGATGAACCTACCACCGGCCTTCATTTTCACGATATTAAAAAGCTTCTGAAATCTTTTAACGCTTTAATTGCCAAGGGGCATACTGTAGTCGTGATCGAACATAATATGGATTTGGTAAAATGCGCCGATTATATCATTGATCTTGGTCCCGAAGGTGGTGAAAAAGGAGGCTATGTTGTCGCAACAGGTACTCCCGAAGAATTGAGCAAAGTAAAAGATTCTTATACGGCTCAGTACCTTAAACAAAAATTAAAATGGCCATAA
- a CDS encoding RNA polymerase sigma factor — MNNTKLSDALLVKHYLDGSEDALAALINRHQHRIYSFIFSKVFDKDIAEDIFQDTFIKVIRTLKRGKYNEEGKFLPWVMRIAHNLVIDHFRKNKRMPKFDNSGDFNIFSVLSDNSLNAEKQLIKDQIESDVQELIKELPPDQLEVLTMRIYKDMSFKEISERTGVSINTALGRMRYALINLRKIIEKRNLILTN, encoded by the coding sequence ATGAATAACACCAAGCTTTCTGATGCTTTACTGGTAAAGCATTATCTGGATGGAAGTGAAGATGCTCTGGCCGCTCTCATCAATCGTCATCAACACCGTATTTACAGTTTTATTTTTTCCAAAGTTTTTGATAAGGATATTGCAGAAGATATCTTTCAGGATACTTTTATTAAAGTGATCCGAACCCTGAAACGCGGAAAATATAATGAAGAAGGAAAATTTCTTCCCTGGGTAATGCGGATCGCCCATAACCTGGTTATTGATCATTTCAGAAAAAACAAGCGAATGCCCAAATTCGACAATAGCGGGGATTTTAATATTTTCTCTGTTTTGAGCGATAATTCTTTGAATGCTGAAAAACAATTGATCAAAGACCAGATTGAGTCTGATGTGCAGGAATTAATAAAAGAACTTCCGCCAGATCAGCTGGAAGTGCTTACCATGAGAATTTATAAGGATATGAGTTTCAAGGAAATTTCTGAACGCACCGGAGTAAGTATTAATACTGCCCTGGGCCGCATGAGATATGCACTTATTAATCTGAGGAAAATCATCGAAAAACGTAACTTAATTTTAACGAATTAA
- a CDS encoding endonuclease III domain-containing protein: MTKKEKVQFVIDTLNHIYPEIPIPLDHKDPYTLLIAVLLSAQSTDLRVNQITPKLFEIADTPFKMVKLSVEEIREIIKPVGLSPMKSKGIHGLSKILIEKYNGEVPADFEALEELPAVGHKTASVVMSQAFNIPAFPVDTHINRLMYRWNLSNGKNVVQTEKDAKRLFPKDLWNKLHLQIIWYGRQYSPARGWDLDKDIITKKIGRKSVINEYLKKQK; this comes from the coding sequence ATGACTAAAAAAGAAAAAGTTCAGTTCGTAATAGACACATTAAACCATATTTATCCTGAAATCCCCATTCCGCTGGATCACAAAGACCCGTATACCCTTTTAATAGCCGTACTTCTTTCAGCGCAAAGCACCGATTTAAGGGTCAACCAGATTACCCCAAAACTTTTCGAAATTGCCGATACTCCTTTTAAAATGGTAAAACTTTCGGTGGAAGAAATTCGGGAAATAATTAAACCGGTAGGACTTTCTCCTATGAAATCAAAAGGTATTCACGGACTTTCAAAAATCCTTATTGAAAAATATAACGGAGAGGTTCCTGCAGATTTCGAAGCGCTTGAAGAGCTTCCCGCCGTGGGACATAAAACCGCAAGTGTGGTGATGTCACAGGCTTTTAACATTCCCGCTTTCCCCGTTGATACTCATATTAATCGCCTCATGTACCGCTGGAACCTCAGTAATGGCAAAAATGTAGTTCAAACTGAAAAAGACGCGAAACGACTTTTTCCTAAAGATTTGTGGAATAAGTTACATCTTCAAATTATCTGGTATGGTCGCCAGTATTCTCCTGCCCGTGGCTGGGATCTGGATAAAGATATAATCACCAAAAAAATTGGAAGAAAAAGCGTGATTAATGAATATTTGAAAAAACAGAAGTGA
- the bcp gene encoding thioredoxin-dependent thiol peroxidase, protein MTTLKAGDKAPDFKAEDQDGNEIKLSDYKGRKLVLFFYPKASTPGCTAEACNLNENYDKLKEEGYEILGVSADSKKKQQNFKEKYDFQYPLLADEDKKLINAYGVWGPKKFMGKEYEGIHRTTFLIDENGKIEEVISNVKTKEHTDQILK, encoded by the coding sequence ATGACAACATTGAAAGCAGGGGACAAGGCTCCCGATTTTAAAGCTGAAGATCAGGATGGAAATGAAATCAAACTTTCTGACTATAAAGGCAGGAAACTGGTTTTGTTCTTTTATCCAAAAGCAAGTACTCCTGGCTGTACAGCAGAAGCCTGCAACTTGAATGAGAATTATGATAAATTGAAGGAGGAAGGTTATGAAATTCTGGGAGTAAGTGCCGATTCAAAAAAGAAGCAGCAAAATTTCAAGGAAAAATACGATTTTCAGTATCCGCTTTTAGCCGATGAGGATAAAAAGTTGATCAATGCGTATGGCGTTTGGGGACCGAAAAAGTTTATGGGAAAGGAATACGAGGGTATCCATCGCACCACTTTTCTTATTGATGAAAATGGAAAAATTGAAGAAGTTATCTCAAACGTAAAAACTAAAGAGCATACTGATCAAATTCTTAAATAA